In Plasmodium brasilianum strain Bolivian I chromosome 1, whole genome shotgun sequence, a single genomic region encodes these proteins:
- a CDS encoding hypothetical protein (Plasmodium exported protein), with protein sequence MIQTNKVSFINIVSFTILIWISQCSYESTTSGKSWNKNIILYNVSDARVNRILIGETDVNFRQNYSFLKEKAMHLLDEDDDIFANKLNALIQNGDFQENYKKEMYDSNFEIPLNSFKYIDNNYDSYDSLKESEYGEKKEPIKMKKFYSRRKKKSSLSKSFLKSLDEKYENCVAELRDTKCKRTRKFTDKFELSMFTNMFIALNPILISGFLMIMFLISKSSGGILFSVALFLASVVYVIYKFFKINGE encoded by the exons ATGatacaaacaaataaagtctcttttattaatattgtctcatttactattttaataTGGATTAGCCAGTGTTCATATGAG tCAACTACTTCTGGAAAATCATGGAATAAAAACATCATCTTATATAATGTATCAGATGCAAGAGTAAATAGAATATTAATTGGAGAAACAGATGTAAATTTTCGACAGAACTACTCATTCTTAAAAGAAAAGGCCATGCATTTACTTGATGAAGATGATGATATTTTtgcaaataaattaaatgcattaatacaaaatggggattttcaagaaaattacaaaaaagaaatgtacGATAGTAATTTTGAAATACCattaaattcatttaaatatattgataataattatgatagTTATGATAGTCTCAAAGAATCGGAAtatggagaaaaaaaagaaccaattaaaatgaaaaaattttattcaagaagaaaaaaaaaatcatcgTTGTCTAAAAGTTTTTTAAAGAGTTTAGAtgaaaaatacgaaaattGCGTGGCAGAACTAAGGGATACAAAATGTAAAAGGACAAGGAAATTTACAGATAAGTTTGAGCTAAGTATGTTCACAAATATGTTTATAGCTCTTAATCCAATTTTGATATCCGGTTTTCTCATGATAATGTTTTTGATTTCAAAGTCGTCTGGtggtatattattttcagtGGCTCTATTTCTTGCATCTGTAGTTTATGTTatctataaattttttaaaattaatggtGAGTAA